Below is a genomic region from Spirosoma radiotolerans.
TGGAACGGCCAGGCTTTTGGAAGCAAATCCAACGCTCGACACATCCAGGCGGCAGGCTATACCGGGCATCACTTCAACCACGAACTGTCCGTTTGCATCGGCCGTCAGGCCAACCACTTCGCGCTTCGTCGTAACCTCAACCAGCCGTAGGGAGGCAAAAGGTACGGGCTGTTTTGAGGCCGAGTCAGCAACCGTGCCCCGGATTAGCCACTTACCCTCCTGCCGAACGACAGCAAACGTATCGGATGGGCTATGCATTCGGGCGGCTGGGTAGCCAACACCGGGCAGGGTGCCGATCAATAACCAAATAACCAAATACGCGTTCATGGAGGCTGCGGGTAAGGGTGAACAATGACTCCAAAAGGAAACTAAGCGACTACTTGCCCGTTGGCATTCGGAACAGCGCTTCATCGGCAGGCTTGTTCACCTCAAAGCTGCGGTCGATTAAACTCGCTTTGTTGCCACCGCTGATGACCTCGACAACGAACGGAAACCAGTAGCCATCGACGCTTCGATAATCGGCATAATAGATTTCCGAACTCTTGGTAATCAGCTTCACCAGCATGTAGTTTTTCTGGGAGACATAAGCCGTATAGTGTCCGCCCGACGACGTCGCTACGGTCAATTTATGACAGAGATCCCCTTCCATTTTTTCATCGCCATCGTAGGTGACCGTATGCCCTTTTGCCTGCGCGCTCACGAGTGGCCCAAACAGATCGGCCTGTGCAGAAGCTGATTTTGCCTGCCTGGCCGATAACGCAACGGCTTGTCCATTGCCGTAAAGGGCCGGGTTTACTTGCCAGCCACTATCGGCACGAGCGACTACGATAATCTGCGTACCCAATGCATTCATCTCGCTCCGAACGCCCTTACCGGGCAGGATGTACAACGTTTGCGGTATTTCCTGATTCTGAGCCGAGGTCGTTTGCCGGACAATCACCGTTTTGAGGGCGCTAAGTTTTTCGATTCCGCCAAGTGCCTGTAGGTGCTTATCGAGTACAGCCTGGGCCGTCAGTACAGGGGTTCGCAGGGCGGCAAACTGTACGGGCACGTTCTGAGCCTGAGCCGTAGGGCCGATGGAGGGAGCAGCCAGCAGCAGGGCCGCAATGAGTACATTTTTCATGGTTTCAGTCGATTATAAATAGTTCGTTTTTAGGGAGTTCAGATAGATTAATAGCAACTTTATTGGTCATAAAAACAGCAGGTCAAGGCTCAAATCGTGGCCTAACCACTGGCGAATGGCACCGCTGATGCCCAGTGTACCGGTTAGCAGTGACCAGTCGGTCGGTTGATAGCCAGCCTGTACATCGGCCAGAAGCTGGCCAAGCCAGTATTCGCCTTCGTGCTGAAAATCAGCTTCTCCGGTGATCAGATGCAGCCGTCGAAACAGTAAGCTTAGTCCGGCTTTCCCATCAATCAGCCCCGGTGGGTCAAGTCTGACGCGGTTCATGGCGCGTCGCTGCAGCACAAATCCCGACAGCCGGTCGGCCCAGCGTGCCACGTTTGGCTGTTCAAGGAGTTGATGCGCCCGGTAAAGCAGTAACAACTGCCCTACATCGCCGACCTCCCACGTCAGCCGCTCCGTTATATTCCACTCATCCCCGCATACCGACGTCGGAAACAAAAACCAGGTATCGGTTTGCGAATCAACAGGAATCTGGTGTTCCAACAGGTACCGCAGATAGTGGTCTATGATGGCCCCAAGTTCACTAACGCCATGCGCTATACGCTTCTCTGATGCTGT
It encodes:
- a CDS encoding LolA-like protein, with amino-acid sequence MKNVLIAALLLAAPSIGPTAQAQNVPVQFAALRTPVLTAQAVLDKHLQALGGIEKLSALKTVIVRQTTSAQNQEIPQTLYILPGKGVRSEMNALGTQIIVVARADSGWQVNPALYGNGQAVALSARQAKSASAQADLFGPLVSAQAKGHTVTYDGDEKMEGDLCHKLTVATSSGGHYTAYVSQKNYMLVKLITKSSEIYYADYRSVDGYWFPFVVEVISGGNKASLIDRSFEVNKPADEALFRMPTGK
- a CDS encoding lanthionine synthetase LanC family protein — encoded protein: MNALILPANAATLQTIERQVNRFVHKAFEEQRMTRADQWLYSVWNGSANWTLLEGILADNAQSAVSLPVLIGCLQAYRQQPTKRQTVLLEHMDKLAYEQATSRLSQGQVGILSGGAASLHYLLLASMYSEKPRQYSDELVRLASHTPMNYASSMVDLSMGNGQTGLMLTLIEGAERTASEKRIAHGVSELGAIIDHYLRYLLEHQIPVDSQTDTWFLFPTSVCGDEWNITERLTWEVGDVGQLLLLYRAHQLLEQPNVARWADRLSGFVLQRRAMNRVRLDPPGLIDGKAGLSLLFRRLHLITGEADFQHEGEYWLGQLLADVQAGYQPTDWSLLTGTLGISGAIRQWLGHDLSLDLLFL